In the genome of Campylobacter avium LMG 24591, the window AGAGGATATAGTTGATTTTAGATGGCTTGAAAATGGAAAAAGCATAGCTTGTAAAGAAGTAAATTCTAAATCTATCTCTGTAGATAATTACAAAGACATACCAAAAGTCACACAAATCATAAAAGACAAATTTAAAAGAGGCGAGCTGCTTGACATAAAGGAGAGATTATGAAAATATCTGCGTCCATATATGCAAAGCCCAAGATAGATTTAGCTTTGCTTGATATGTTAGAGGATTATAAGGTAGATTTTATACATATTGATTGTAATGATGATATGTCGGTGTTTGATGACATTAGATGGATAAAAAGCAAAAGCAAACTTCCCATAGATTTGCATATCATTTCAAACAAAGTTAGCAAATTTTATGATGTTTTGGCTGAACTAGATATCGACTATGTTACCTTTCAGTATGAGAATTTAGAGGAAGAGCTTGTCATTGATAGTAAAATCAAATCAAAAATAGGCATAGCCATAACAACAAACACAGATATAAAAGTCTTTGATAAATTCAAAGACCTAGCTTCTTTTATCTTGATTATGGCTAGCACTCCGGGCAAAAGCGGAGGAAGCTTTGATGTGGTAAATTTTGCAAAAATTAAAGAGTTTTCAAGACTTTATCCTGATAAAAAAATCCATGTTGATGGAGGGGTAAATAATGAAATTTCATTTGTTTTAAGAAATTTAGGAGTTTATTCCATAGTTTCTGGCTCTTACCTTTTAAATGCTGATGATGTTTTTAGAAATTTAAGTAAGCTTAAATTTGACATTTGCCCTGAATTTAGCATAGATTCTTTTATGACTGAAGTAAAATACCTGCCAATTTTGCACAAAAAAGATATGAATTTAAAAACTATCTTAGAAATAATAGAAAAATACCAAATGGGCTTTTGTATCATAGTGTCTGATAGAAATTTCTTTGAGGGTGTTATAACTAGCGGAGATATAAGGAGATTTTTGCTAAAAAATATAGACACAGTTAATAAAGAAATAACAGAGTGCATTTTAAACAATTACGCTGTAGTAGCTAAAGATACTTGGAATGTAAGAGAATTTTTAGAACACATAAGATCTACAGAAAAAAACTTAAATTTCGTACCGGTTTTAGATAGTGCTAATACCCTAGTAGGAGCTGTTAGCTTTGAAAAACTAGTTAAAGGAGAGTTATGATACTACATATAAATAAAAAGATAAATGAGAATTTATTAAACGATATTGTTAAGCATTACGATGCTTTTGTGTATGATAAGGGTGAATTTTATGTTGTAATCACTTCATCTAGCGTAAAAGAGCTAGAGCAAAATTTTAAAGGCTTTGTGGATGAAAGCTTTGTATTTGATAGCGATATGCAGCTTTCTTCCTCCTCATATATGCAAAAACGAAAAGTGAGTTTAAGTGATGATCTTTGCATAGGTGCAGATAGTAAAAATACCTTAGTTATGATAGGACCTTGCTCTGTTGAATCCAAAGAACAAGTAGAGCAATCAGCGAAATTAATCACAAGTCTTGGTTTAAAGGTTTTAAGAGCTGGAGCGTATAAACCAAGAACTTCGCCGTATAGCTTTCAGGGTTTAGCTAAAGAGGGTTTAAAAATCTTAGCTGAGATAAGGAAAAAATACAAATTAAAGATAATAACTGAGGCAAGAGATTGTACGCATATAGATGAGATATTAGACTACGCTGACATAGTGCAAATAGGTGCAAAGGCTATGTATGATCATGGAATTTTAAAGGCTTGTTCAAAGTCTAAAAAACCGGTTTTGATAAAAAGAGGCTTTGGCTCAAGCTTACAAGAATTTGTTCAAGCGGCTGAATTTGTGCTTAGTGGAGGAAACGAAAATGTGATACTTTGCGAAAGAGGCATAAGGACATTTGAGACCAAGACTAGATTTACTTTAGATTTGTGCGGTGTTGCTTACCTAAAGCAATATACAAATTTGCCTATCGTGCTTGATCCAAGTCACGCTATGGGTTATGCTTACGGGGTTAGTGATCTTAGTAGAGCTTGTTTGGCTATGGGCATTGACGGGCTTTTAATAGAGGTTCATCCAAATCCAAAATATGCAAAATCGGACGCTTCTCAACAACTAAATCATAAAGAATTTAGTGAGCTTTTTGAAAGCTTAAAACCCATAGCAAAAGCCATAGATGTGAGTTTGGTATGAAATTTATAACTAAAATTCTTGGCTTAAACCCAACATACAGCTTTAAAAAATTAAGAAACAAATACGAAATAAAACTCCTAGTGCTTGATGTGGATGGTGTTATGAGTGATGGTGGAATGTATTATACAAGCGAGGGCAAAGAGATAAAGAAATTTAATACAAAAGATGGTTTGGCCATTAAAAGTTTGATAGAAAATTCCAAGATAGAAGTGGCCTTTTTAAGTTCTGGGATGGATGATAAAATCATATCTCATAGAGCTTCTATGCTAGGTGTAAAAAGATTTTATGTAGGCGGTGAGAAAAAAGAATTTATCTTAAAAAAATGGATAAAAGAATTAGACTTAGAAGCAAAAGATGTAGCCTATATAGGCGATGATGTAAATGATCTTGATGCTATGAAGCTGTGTGGTTTAAAGGCTTGTCCAAGCGATGCAAGCAAGGAGATAAAAGATATAGTAGATGTGATTTTAGATAAAAAAGGTGGCGAAGCCTGTGTGAGAGAATTTATAGATGAGTTTTTAGATAAGGAGTGTTTATGTTAAAAGACAATGTGGAATTTAAAAGATTTTTTTCAGATGAGAATTTAGAGGAGTTTTGTAGTGGGGTATTTTCCGATGAGTTAGATAAGCTAGGATATAAAAATCAAGTTATAAACGGCTTTAAGTTAAACAAAAGTAGCAATAGAATGTTTGGCAAAATAAGAACCTTGCTCATAGAAACCATACAAACACCGGATGAAAATATCAAAAAGGGACTTGGTTTTCTTTCTGGTTTAGGTAATGGAGAGGTGCTTTTTGTAAAGGGAAGCGATGAATTTGCTTATTTTGGAGAGCTAATGTCAAGGCTTTCTATGGAAATAGGGCTAAGTGGGGTTGTGATAGATGGTTTAACTAGAGATAGTTATTTTACGCAAAATATTGATTTAGGCGTATTTTGCAAGGGATATTCCCCAAAGGATATAAAAGGACGAGGTAGGGTTTTAGACACAGACTGTGAAATAAAAGTTAAAGCTTTAAGTATAAATAGCGGCGATTATGTGTTTGGAGACAGCGATGCTATCGTTATTATCCCGCAAAGCATAATGAAAGACTTAGCCACTAATGTGCTATCGGCTGTAAAAGAGGAAGTTAGGATTAAGGAGCTTATAAAACAAGGCATTAGCGTGAATGAGCTTTTAAAAAGTGTAAAAGAATTTTAACCTAATATTGTTTTAACAAAATTTTAACTACAATAAGCCTTTTATCAAAAGGGCTTATTATGCAAAATCCTAAAATTTCTGTGCTAATTCCAAGTTATAATTCCATAAAATACATCCAAGAAGCCCTAGAAAGTGTGCAAAAGCAAAGCCTAAAGGATATAGAAATCCTTTGCATAGACGCATATTCAAATGACGGCACCTTAGAATTCTTGCAAGAAAAAGCTAAAGAAGATGAGAGGATAAAACTCATACTTTCTTCTAAAAAAAGCCTCGGTTATCAGCTAAATTTAGGCTTTGATAATGCCTGTGGTGAGTATGTAAGCATAGTTGAAAGCGATGATTATGTAAAAGAGGATATGTGCGAAAAGCTTTATAACTTAGCCTTAAAAACAAAATGCGAAGTGATAAAAGCCGATATGATAAAATTCACAAGAAAAAAAAGGCAAAAAAATATTTATAGAAGCATTTATGATGAAAAAGATCTTTATGAAAAAATTTTAGATAAAAAGCACAAAAACAGCCTTGCAAAGCATTCTTGGACTATAAATCAAAGTGCCATTTATAAGCTTGATTTTATAAGAAAATTTAAGATAAGGGCAAATGAAAGTGAGGGAGCAAGTTACCAAGACTGTGCACTTTGGATTTTATTTATCTTCTTAGCACCTAGTATTTATTTACACCCAGAGGCTTTTTATTTTTATAGACAAGATAATGAAAACTCCTCCATACACAGCAAGGAAAAAGTCTATGCGGTATGCGATGAATTTGCCTTTACAGATAGCTTTTTAAATGAATACAAAGATATAAAAGATGAGCTTTATCCTGCCATTTTATATAGAAAATACGTAACATATTGGTGGAATTTTAAACGCATTGATGATAAATTTAAAGAGGATTTTTTAAAGGTTTTTGCAAGTGAATTTAAGGATGAGCTAGATAAGCTTGATCCTTATTTTTTTGGCAAAGGTGCTATAAAAGAGCTTAAAAAGATAATAGCCAATCCTGTGAAATTTTATAAAGACTACAAAAGCCCTGCCTTTAAAATCCGAAAATTTGGCGCTAGATACAAAAATAGATTTTTAAAGCTAATAAAACTCAAAGATTAGCCTGATATAGCCTGAAGCAAAATATCTTTTCGTGTGTTCTTAGGCGGTGTTCATAAGGGTGAATTCGAAAAAATTAAATGATAAAGATAGCTTGGAAATTATTGCTAAACAAGGCATTAATTCACTATGTTTAGCTTTTAAATTCCTGCCCAAAAAGCAGGAATTTTTACATCATCGCAGAAGTCCTCAGGCTCAAAGAAATTTTTACTTTGTCTTAAATTTTTTGTATTGCCACACTAATATCATCTCCTATTGCCACAAAAAATATTTTATGCTTTTTAGCAAATTCATTTACAGCTTTTTTAACTCCTGTAAATATTTCATCGTAGTAATCCTGCACTAAGATAACACCTCCGCTAATCATCTTAGGATAGAAAAACTCTAGTCCCGCTTTGATAGGCTCATAAAGATCAGCATCTAAAGAAACAAAGCAAAATTTTTCATCATCCAAACCCACAGCAGTATCAGGAAAATATCCCTTTATCACTATAGACAAGAACCTTCTTTATTGTCATCCATAAAACGTAGAGATGAAAACTTATTTTTATTTATCGCAAATTTTTCTCATACTTATGCTCAAATAAAAAATGATAAAAAATTTAAAAGCATAAAAAATTCATTTTTTTACGCAGGTTTTAGAACAATGTCTTTTTTTTCTTTTAAATATAAACGATAAGCTAAAAAAAGAATTTTTCATAAAAATTCATAGCAGTATTTTAGAATTTATCGACGATATTGATATTTCTTTTTATACAGAATATGAGAAAAAAATTTTTAAAAGCTTCAAAAAGAATTCTTTTAAAAAAGCTTTGCTTGTAATATTCACTAGGGCACGGTATGATAATATTTTTATTGTATACATAAATTTTTTAAAGCTATTTTTTTTACATAAACTAACAAGAAAAAAAGAATACAAAAATACATATTATTTTTTGCTAGATGTTATAAAAAAATATAAGAGATTTAAATAGGATTTTGGCATTATTCAAATTTTGTGTTAATTCCTAGTTATATTTTATAAAATACATATAAGCACACATCTTGCGGCAGTTCTAAGACTAGCAGTATTTTCTAATCTTAAAACAAGTGTATTTAGAACAGAATTAAAATGAGCAAAAGCTTATAAATTCTTGCTATAATGCCTTTTTATAATCACACAGGAAAGTCAATTTTGTCACAAACAAAACTTATGCTAATTGCAAGCTTTATCTTTCTTGCCTTTGCTCTTATCTTGTATTATTTTACATCCATGCTTTACAACAAGCACTTTGTAGGCATTTACCCTGTGAATTTAAGCTTGCATTCTTTCATGACGCTATTTGCTATTTTGTTCTTGCAGCTTGCCTTGATGTTTGTATCTTTTAAATTTATTCCCAAAAAATACCTTTATGAAAAGGCTATTAGGGATTTGGCTTGCGAGAATTCTTTAGCCTTTTTGTTGCTAATTTTTTTGCTTAATTCTTTGGCCGAGGAGCTAATTTTTCGCGCTATTTTGCAAGAAAATTTTGGCATTTTGCTAGCTAGCGTACTTTTTGCAGCCGCACACATAGCTTATTATAAAAAGGTATTTTTGCTGATATTTGTATTTGTGCAAGGCTTGTTATTAGGGCTTTTGTATGAGCTTACTAATTCTTTGTTATTTTGCGTTTTAAGCCACACTGTGTTTAACTTTCTCACTGTTTATCTAATCAAAAGAAAAATATTAATTTATTAATTATTATTTTGCTAGAATTTAAGAAAAACTAGCAGGACATACAATGAAACACATAAAAAAAGTATTACATCTTAGTATGGTAGGTGGCTTAGTGGCAGTGAGTGCCGGTGCTTTAGCAGCTTGCGATAATTCGCAAAATCAAATGCCAAATCAAGGCTCACAAAACACACAAAATCAGGGAGCCTTTGTCATTATAGAAGAAACTGCACCCGGACAATACAAAATCAAAGAGCAGTTTCCAAGTGCTGAAACAAGAGTGGTTTTACAACAGCTTGATGGCACTGAAAGGGTTTTAACGAAAGAAGAAATGGATGAGTTGATTAAGGCGGAAGAGGCTAAGATAGACAATGGCACCTCAAATTTAACTAAAGATAGTGCTAGTATGAGTTCTGGCGGGCTTTCCTTGGGCGAAGCCTTGCTTGCAAGTGCAGCTGGTGCGATAATTGGCTCTTGGATAGGCTCAAAGCTTTTTAATAACCAAAATTTTGCTAATCAGCAAAGAAACGCTTTTTCAAACCAAAGTGCATATCAAAGAAGCGTAAATAGCTTTAACAACCGTGCTACAAGTGCCCCAAATTCAGCTTCCTCTCGCTCGGGCTTTTTTGGTGGACAAAAAAGCGGTACAGCTGCTGGCTCTCAAAGCTATGGTTCTTAAGGCTTTATGATGAATTTTAAGAAAGTAAATCCCCTTACAAAAGAGTATTTAGAAAGCATAGGTTTTTCTTGGCACACAGATAAGGACGGCTCAAACTACCTAGAAGATGAGATAATTTGTATAAGTGAAAATGAGGCAAATGCCTTTTATGAAGCTAGTAATGAGCTTTACGATATGTTTGTAGCAGCGGCTCAAAAGGTCATAGATGAAAACCGCTTTGATGAGCTTGACATACCTTTTAACCTAATAGATGCCATAAAGATGAGTTGGGAAAATGATGTACATTGGCATCTTTACTCAAGATTTGATTTTGCTGGTGGGCTTGATGAAAAGCCTATAAAATTGCTTGAATTTAATGCTGATACTCCAACCACACTTTTTGAAACTGCCATACTTCAGTGGGCTTTGCTAAGACAAAATGATATGAATGAAAGCTCACAATTTAACAGCCTTTATGAAAGCTTGATGGATAATTTCAAAAGACTTATAACGCTTGATGATAGTGTTGATAGCTTTGATGAGTATTATGAGGGCTGGAAAATTCTTTTTTCTAGCATAGCTGCAAATTCTGAGGATGAGCTTACTACAAGACTTCTTGAGCATATTGCAAAAGAAGCTGGCTTTAATACAAATTTTTCTTTTATAGATGAGATAGAATTTTCACCCGAAGGCATTTTTAAAGAGGGGATAAATTACGAATATCTTTTTAAGCTCATACCTTGGGAAAATATAGCCATAGAAGAAGGCGAACTTGCTATGCTTTTAACACAAATTATAAAAAATCAAAAGGCTATCATCTTAAATCCTGCTTATACCTTACTTTTTCAAAGCAAGGGAATTTTAAAAATTTTATGGGAGCTGTACCCAAATCATCCCTTACTTTTAGAAACGAGCGATAAGCCCTTAAAGGGTAAAAAATGCGTTAAAAAGCCTATGTTTGGTAGAGAGGGAGCTAATGTAAGCATTTTGGATGAAAATGGCGATGTGATACAAGAAAATGGCGGAGAATACTCAAACAACAAATTCATATATCAAGAATTTACAGAATTAAACTCAAAAGGTGAAAACTACTATCAAGCCGGTGTGTTTTTTGCTTATGAAGCTTGTGGCTTAGGCTTTAGAAAAGGCTCTTTTATAATGGATAATTTTGCTAAATTTGTAGCACATTATATAAAGGAGTAAAAAATGAAAATAGTATGCCTAGATGCAAAAACCTTAGGCTCTTATGATTTGTCTAAATTTAAGGACTTTGGAGACTTTGTAAGCTATGATTTGACAAAAAAAGACGAGGTTATACAAAGGCTAAAAGATGCTGATGTAGTGATGATAAATAAGGTTGTTATAGATAAGGAAGTTATGGATAATACCCCTATAAAACTCATACTAGAAACCGCCACAGGAGTAAATAATATAGATGTAGAATACGCAAAGCAAAAAGGCATACTTGTAAAAAATGCTGCTGGATACTCTACAAATAGCGTTTTGCAGCATACCTTTGCTCTCATTTTTGCTTTTTTAAATCAAATTCCATTTTATGATAAATGGAGCAAGGACGGATCTTGGTGCAAGAGCGATATATTTACTGATTATAGTAGAATTTTAAACAACCTAAATGGTAAAAAGCACGGCATTATAGGACTTGGTACCATAGGCAAGGAAGTGGCTAGAATTTCAACTGCCTTTGGGGCTAATATTTGCTACTACTCAACATCTGGTAAAAATAGCGATAAATCTTATAAACAAGTAAGCTTAGATGAGCTTTTAAAGACTTGCGACATAATAAGCATACACGCACCCCTAAATGAAAACACGAAAAATTTACTCACAAAAAAAGAGCTTTCTTTGATGAAGGAAGGTGCTATTTTGATAAATGTGGGACGCGGTGGCATAGTAAATGAAAAGGATTTAGCTGAAATTTTAGATGAAAAGAATATAAGAGCAGGACTTGATGTCTTGGAAGTAGAGCCTATGTTAAAAAACCATCCTTTATTAGCTGTAAAAAATAAAGAAAGGCTGATAATCACTCCACATGTTGCTTGGGCTTCCTTTGAGTCCTTAAATGCCCTAATGGATATAGTTTATAATAATTTAAAAGAATGGATAGAAAATGGCAAGTGAGCATAGTTTTGATATAAGTGCTAGTATAGATAAGCAAGAGATAAAAAATGCCTTAGAACAAGCAAAAAAAGAGCTTGAAAACCGCTATGATTTAAAGGGCGTTGCTTGCGAATTTGAGCTTAATGAAAAGGAAAGTATTTTTACCCTGCATTCCTCAAGCGAAGCAAAGCTTGATGTCTTAAAGGATATTTTAGTATCAAAGCTTATAAAAAGAGGTATCAACTCAAATTCCTTAAAAGAGCTTAAAAGAGAAAGCGGAGCTAAGTACAGGCTTTTACTCAAGGTAAATGATAGCATAGATACAGAAAGTGCAAAAAAGATAAATAAGGCTATAAAAGATAGCAAACTAAAGGTAAATTCACAGATAAGAGGCGATGAAATTCGTGTCAGTGCTAAGCAAATAGATGACTTACAAGCTGTGATGAGACTTGTTAAGGATTTAAATTTAGAACTAAGCCTTTCTTTTAGGAATTTAAAGTAGGGCAGGCTTTGAAAAAACTAACACTTCTTTTTTTAAGCATAGTATTTGTGGTATTTTTTAGCTCTTGTGCTTCAAAGTATGAGAGATACAGCAAAAGTAGCGCAGTTTTTGTTACATTTAAATTTCCTAGCTTAAATTTCAAATTTAGTGATAGCGGTTTTTTGTATCTCAATGAAAAAAGGCTAAGGCTTGAGCTTTATAAATTCGGCCAGACCGTGTTTTTTGTGGAGATTAATGATAAAATTTGCACAAATTACGCCTGTTATGATAAAAAGCTTTTTAATCAAAGATGGTTTTTAAATGCGTATTATGATGATTTGCTAGAGGATATTTTAAGGGCAAGACCTATATATGAGGCTAGGAATTTGCAAAAAACGCAGTGCGGTTTTAGACAAGATTTTAGCA includes:
- a CDS encoding YajQ family cyclic di-GMP-binding protein gives rise to the protein MASEHSFDISASIDKQEIKNALEQAKKELENRYDLKGVACEFELNEKESIFTLHSSSEAKLDVLKDILVSKLIKRGINSNSLKELKRESGAKYRLLLKVNDSIDTESAKKINKAIKDSKLKVNSQIRGDEIRVSAKQIDDLQAVMRLVKDLNLELSLSFRNLK
- a CDS encoding D-2-hydroxyacid dehydrogenase, producing MKIVCLDAKTLGSYDLSKFKDFGDFVSYDLTKKDEVIQRLKDADVVMINKVVIDKEVMDNTPIKLILETATGVNNIDVEYAKQKGILVKNAAGYSTNSVLQHTFALIFAFLNQIPFYDKWSKDGSWCKSDIFTDYSRILNNLNGKKHGIIGLGTIGKEVARISTAFGANICYYSTSGKNSDKSYKQVSLDELLKTCDIISIHAPLNENTKNLLTKKELSLMKEGAILINVGRGGIVNEKDLAEILDEKNIRAGLDVLEVEPMLKNHPLLAVKNKERLIITPHVAWASFESLNALMDIVYNNLKEWIENGK
- a CDS encoding glutathionylspermidine synthase family protein encodes the protein MNFKKVNPLTKEYLESIGFSWHTDKDGSNYLEDEIICISENEANAFYEASNELYDMFVAAAQKVIDENRFDELDIPFNLIDAIKMSWENDVHWHLYSRFDFAGGLDEKPIKLLEFNADTPTTLFETAILQWALLRQNDMNESSQFNSLYESLMDNFKRLITLDDSVDSFDEYYEGWKILFSSIAANSEDELTTRLLEHIAKEAGFNTNFSFIDEIEFSPEGIFKEGINYEYLFKLIPWENIAIEEGELAMLLTQIIKNQKAIILNPAYTLLFQSKGILKILWELYPNHPLLLETSDKPLKGKKCVKKPMFGREGANVSILDENGDVIQENGGEYSNNKFIYQEFTELNSKGENYYQAGVFFAYEACGLGFRKGSFIMDNFAKFVAHYIKE
- a CDS encoding TylF/MycF family methyltransferase, whose protein sequence is MIKGYFPDTAVGLDDEKFCFVSLDADLYEPIKAGLEFFYPKMISGGVILVQDYYDEIFTGVKKAVNEFAKKHKIFFVAIGDDISVAIQKI
- a CDS encoding CPBP family intramembrane glutamic endopeptidase; this encodes MLIASFIFLAFALILYYFTSMLYNKHFVGIYPVNLSLHSFMTLFAILFLQLALMFVSFKFIPKKYLYEKAIRDLACENSLAFLLLIFLLNSLAEELIFRAILQENFGILLASVLFAAAHIAYYKKVFLLIFVFVQGLLLGLLYELTNSLLFCVLSHTVFNFLTVYLIKRKILIY
- a CDS encoding KdsC family phosphatase gives rise to the protein MKFITKILGLNPTYSFKKLRNKYEIKLLVLDVDGVMSDGGMYYTSEGKEIKKFNTKDGLAIKSLIENSKIEVAFLSSGMDDKIISHRASMLGVKRFYVGGEKKEFILKKWIKELDLEAKDVAYIGDDVNDLDAMKLCGLKACPSDASKEIKDIVDVILDKKGGEACVREFIDEFLDKECLC
- a CDS encoding CBS domain-containing protein, whose protein sequence is MKISASIYAKPKIDLALLDMLEDYKVDFIHIDCNDDMSVFDDIRWIKSKSKLPIDLHIISNKVSKFYDVLAELDIDYVTFQYENLEEELVIDSKIKSKIGIAITTNTDIKVFDKFKDLASFILIMASTPGKSGGSFDVVNFAKIKEFSRLYPDKKIHVDGGVNNEISFVLRNLGVYSIVSGSYLLNADDVFRNLSKLKFDICPEFSIDSFMTEVKYLPILHKKDMNLKTILEIIEKYQMGFCIIVSDRNFFEGVITSGDIRRFLLKNIDTVNKEITECILNNYAVVAKDTWNVREFLEHIRSTEKNLNFVPVLDSANTLVGAVSFEKLVKGEL
- the aroF gene encoding 3-deoxy-7-phosphoheptulonate synthase; protein product: MILHINKKINENLLNDIVKHYDAFVYDKGEFYVVITSSSVKELEQNFKGFVDESFVFDSDMQLSSSSYMQKRKVSLSDDLCIGADSKNTLVMIGPCSVESKEQVEQSAKLITSLGLKVLRAGAYKPRTSPYSFQGLAKEGLKILAEIRKKYKLKIITEARDCTHIDEILDYADIVQIGAKAMYDHGILKACSKSKKPVLIKRGFGSSLQEFVQAAEFVLSGGNENVILCERGIRTFETKTRFTLDLCGVAYLKQYTNLPIVLDPSHAMGYAYGVSDLSRACLAMGIDGLLIEVHPNPKYAKSDASQQLNHKEFSELFESLKPIAKAIDVSLV
- a CDS encoding RraA family protein, with product MLKDNVEFKRFFSDENLEEFCSGVFSDELDKLGYKNQVINGFKLNKSSNRMFGKIRTLLIETIQTPDENIKKGLGFLSGLGNGEVLFVKGSDEFAYFGELMSRLSMEIGLSGVVIDGLTRDSYFTQNIDLGVFCKGYSPKDIKGRGRVLDTDCEIKVKALSINSGDYVFGDSDAIVIIPQSIMKDLATNVLSAVKEEVRIKELIKQGISVNELLKSVKEF
- a CDS encoding glycosyltransferase family 2 protein, producing the protein MQNPKISVLIPSYNSIKYIQEALESVQKQSLKDIEILCIDAYSNDGTLEFLQEKAKEDERIKLILSSKKSLGYQLNLGFDNACGEYVSIVESDDYVKEDMCEKLYNLALKTKCEVIKADMIKFTRKKRQKNIYRSIYDEKDLYEKILDKKHKNSLAKHSWTINQSAIYKLDFIRKFKIRANESEGASYQDCALWILFIFLAPSIYLHPEAFYFYRQDNENSSIHSKEKVYAVCDEFAFTDSFLNEYKDIKDELYPAILYRKYVTYWWNFKRIDDKFKEDFLKVFASEFKDELDKLDPYFFGKGAIKELKKIIANPVKFYKDYKSPAFKIRKFGARYKNRFLKLIKLKD
- a CDS encoding UPF0323 family lipoprotein, translated to MKHIKKVLHLSMVGGLVAVSAGALAACDNSQNQMPNQGSQNTQNQGAFVIIEETAPGQYKIKEQFPSAETRVVLQQLDGTERVLTKEEMDELIKAEEAKIDNGTSNLTKDSASMSSGGLSLGEALLASAAGAIIGSWIGSKLFNNQNFANQQRNAFSNQSAYQRSVNSFNNRATSAPNSASSRSGFFGGQKSGTAAGSQSYGS